The nucleotide sequence GAAATCGCTTTTACTATTTCCTCTTGGGAAGCTGACGATAAATGGTCACATGCAGTCAAAAACCCTCCTAAAAATAACTTTCTTTTATCATTTTTAATTTTTTTGTCTTCATAATCATTTAAGTATTCTTTTGCAGCAAAATGAAAGGCATCTTCTATTTGTTCCATAGACTGTATCTGTTTTAATCTAATTTCATATCCTAAAAATTCTTTACTCCACTCTGGCACCTTATCTATCATAAACTGCAAGTACTTTATATTTTCCTCTAGTTCTTTTAACTTTTTTATATAATTGTCTTTTCCGGGCGTTGTCAAAGTAGAATAACTTTCTTGCAGTTCATATAAGTCTTTGTGGTGTGTAATAATCGCAAGAGCAATATCTTTTTTTACATCTTCGGAATAGGGCAAGCATGAGATAAAACCTGCTGATATTATCTCGTGCCTGTATCCCCATGGTTTCCCCTCTTTTAGCATCTTTTGGAATCCTTCTGCTGCCTTGCCAAAATCGTGTAGAAATACAGTTACAAAAAGGTACTCATAAAATTTCTCATCATCACAAATCTCAACAACTTCTGGGTAGGTATCTTTTAAACTTTTAAAAACTAAAAGGGCATTTCGTGTATGTTGAATAAGTGTTTCCTCTCCATATTCACTGCTTTTTGCTAATATTTTCTTACCCATGTATATATACTCCCCAATCTAATTCCTCATCGTACCAAAAACTATCTCCTTCATACTCAATAAAATCTCCTAAAACATAATACGGTCTAATGCGAATAGCTTCCCTAGGAATTGTATTTGAAAAATACATAGGCAGTGCTTGAAGAGGACCCCAGACACCTTCCTCCCCAAAAGGTACAACTGTACCTCCAACTCTTTTTTTACCATGCTTTTGTACTAAATCTATCTCTTTAACCTCCTCTACCATCATCAAATCAGAACTCCTACCTAAAAGAAGAGAATACTCCGGTTTTTTAAAAGCTTCTTTAAAGCTTAAATTTGTAAGGTACACATACAAATCTGGATTTAACAAAAATTCTCTTTTATAGATATTAGATTTTACACTATTGTCATTTGAAAGCATGTATATAGTTTCTAAATCAACCCCTTTTGCATCACTTCTCATTACATAACCTACTTTTGTATCTTTAGGTGTTATATACTCTCCTTTAGCTGCAGAAATAAGACCATATATCGTAGACACAGGAGGTACAGGTAAAGTAGGCTGATACCCTGTTACAAAGATTGGATACCTAAATGATGCAGTCCAGCCCACAAGATGCACCCTTAAAACTCTCATGTTATATCACCTCTTATAAAAGCCACTAACCACTTGCTGAAAATTAGACACCGCCTCATTTACTGTTAAAAGATGTACTTTAATATTTGATAATGTACTGTTTAATTCATCAACCATCTGTTTTAAATCTTCAGTGTATTCATCCATAAATCCTTCTCTTTTCCCAATATACACATCAGAAATAATGTTTTCTTGATAATCCAAAATAACTTCTTTTAAAGCTTTTACATTTATAGCAGCTTCTCCTTTGTCATCAACTGCAATATTCATAAAGATGTTATTTCCGCAATTTAGAATAGCCAAAACTATAAATTTAGGAGAAATATCTGTTAAATGGGATGTTTGCTTAGCTCCTCCAAATATATACGGCAACACTCCTATGAGTTCACTAGCTCTTTTAGCCCTTACCTCCGCTGGTAAGGTTACAACTTTCCCATCTTCTTCAACTATACAATTATGTGCTTCCCATTCTTCTTTATATGCTTCCGTTATATTCATATATCCAGTTTTATTTACACTGCTAAATCTACCCACCGAATCTAAGTCAAGTGAAAAAATTCCTTTTAAAACTGTTGAGTAAAACTCATGTTCATAAGGCACGGGGTCTCCTTCATGCCTTGCCATAACTCCAAAATCATTCACGATATTTACAGGAGTTACAGAAATTAATGGTGAACACTTAAAAGGAGAAACTCTTGTGAGAGTGGTGCCAGATTTTTTACCTATTGCTTTCATATATCCAAACACGTCATCATCTGGGTATTTAAAGGGATTTGCTGCTGTAAAAGCTATTTTTGATTCTCTCTCAATCGGTGATAATTCCCATCTAAAGATATTTTCTAAAGAACTTCTCATCCAATACCTAAAAGCTTGCCCTGAAACGTATACGTATTCCCCTCTACCTCTTCTTATTTTCTTTACAGCAATTGTATTTTCTGTCTTTGCGCCAACATCTGGACCCGCATTATTCAATGCAGAAGCAGGAGCATCTATTAATATAAAACCATTTACATTATTCATAGATTAATTCCTCCTTATCTTTATTTTCACTTTCAATCTCGTCGTTTTTTATTAAACTTTCTTTTATTTCTTCATTGCTATTATCAACTAGCCAATTATGCAATTGCTCATAAAGCCTAAAAATTATAAGGTCTTGGGTTTCCTTCCAAGATAAATTACCTTCAGGGAAAAGATATTTTTCGTATTCATCAATTGTAAATAAAGGTTTTTCAAGCCCTGCACTTATCCTATCTTTAATTATGAGTCTTAGTACATTCCTAAAATCTCCATAAGTTTTTGATGTCTCTAATTGCGTAAGCCTTCGCACATTTCCTTTCATTTTTATTAGTTGTGCAATATCATCACTAACTCTTTTTATAGTCTCAAGTCTTTTTTCTTCCAAACCTCTCACTCCTTTCATGTAATACTCAAGAAAACTCCAATTTACTAAAGTTTTTCTCTCACTAGCGTCTATAAAATATCCCAATATTGACTGCCCTCTCAAAAGCCTTTCATAAACATCATTTCTTAAGTTTTTATATTTTCCTTCATCCTCTAAATCAACTTTTTTTGATGATATATACCCTCTTTTTATAATCTTCTTCCAATTGTCCTTTTCCTCATGTTGAAGGGCATAAGCCAAAAATTTAAATATCTTATCTGGCATATCGTATATTGATAAATTATCAATAGGTGGTTGATTAAAATTAGTAAAATAGTAAAGCCTTATATTTGTATTTTCTTTTTGCCAGTCCCTTCTATCATAGGTTAATATAATATCTGTAGCCAAATGAAACAAAGCATTTATAGGATTTGTATATCCTTCGTCATTACACCCAGTGTATTTTTTTGTCGCCTTTTGCATATCAATAAATGCCTTGCATTTATTAGCATAAATTTTCTCCACTTCTTTATTATTTGACTGTAAACACACTAAATTACCGGCTTTATAAAAGATAAGAGGAGAAAATTGAATAGCTAAAGCGCAAGCAGAACAATAATCTGCCCCTTCGCTCCCATAAGAAAAGAAATTTACGAAATCACTTGTTCCTGTTAAAGGCACTTGAGTTTTTGTAAAATGCCTTTTTGAATTTCTCCTGCCACAAGCAATACAATTTCCTTCTGTAGATAATGGAGTAATTTCTGATAACAACTCATTTAAAAATTTACCATACTCACCTTTTTTGTCCTTCACACTAGGATTTGTCAACTTACTATTAGGAAAAATAGAATACATTATCTTATTCCAACCTTCTTTGATGTATAAATCAGTTATCTCATCAATCAACTTCTCTAAATCTTCCTTTTCAATTTCTTCTGGCTTATCTTTCCCAAACCATACTAACATAGCAGTTATACCGGCATCTACAAAAGGATTTCCCGTATATGTAAATATATTCTTCACCAATATCACCTCCTCCAATAAGTTTACACTTTTACCTAATATATTCTACAAAAACCTCAAAAATCCTCCAAAATTTCCAGTAAAATTTTATAAAAAACTGATACCCAAAAATAGGTATCAATTAAAATGTCAGCTCTTGTCGTTTTATTTTTCTAATTCCTCTGTTAATTTAATTATTTCATCTATCATATCTCCAATATACTCAATTGTATCCAATAATGGCTTCTCTGTAGTTATATCCACTCCCGCCATTCTTGCCAGTTCCACAGGAGTTTTTGTACCGCCAGCTTTCAATACCTCTTTCCAGTCTTCCAAAGCCTTTTGCCCTTCTTGTAAATATCTCTTGTTTACTTGTGTGGCTATAGTAAGTCCTGCACTGTAAGTATATGGGTAAAGTCCCATGTAATAATGAGGTTGTCTCATCCAGGTAAGCTCTGCTCCCTCATTTATTTTTACAGCATCTCCCCAAAACTTCTCTAAAACTTCTCTTTTTAATTTATTTAAAATAGGTGCTGTAACAGAACCACCTTTATCAATTATCATATATACTTCTCTTTGATAAGCTGCTTCTAATAGATGGGTCACAAAATTGTGATAATAGGTTCTCGATATCAAGGTAGAAAGTACCCACCTTCTCATCCTTTTATCCTTATTATTTTTCATCAGATAATTAGCCATTAAAAGCTCATTCATTGTAGAAGGAGCCTCTACAAAATACATAGATGGTCTAGAATCAAATATATTTTGATGCTGGTGAGCTAAATAAAAATGTCCTGCATGACCTAATTCGTGAGAAAGAACAAAAACTTCCCTCATTTTGTCAGCCCAGTTGATTAAAATATAAGGATGTGAGCCATAAGGTGAAGCGCAAAAAGCTCCTGTAGACTTCCCTTTGTTTTCGGCAAAGTCTATCCATCTTTCATTAAATGCCCTTCTCACCATTTCCCTGTAATCTTCGCCAAAAACTGATAAACCTTCTTCTATGTACTTTTTAGCTTCTTCAATGGTTATAGATGGTTCAAATTCAGAGTCTACTTCCAATTTTAGATCAGCAAAAGTCATCTCTTCTATCCTATGTATTTTTTGTAAAAGTTTTGCAAATTTCCTCATATAAGGTGCTAAATGTTCCATTATCAAATCAATTTGTCTATCGTACAGTTCTCTATCAACTTCCTGATGAAACAAAAGACTGTCAATAACAGAATCAAAACGCCTTAAAGTTGCTATAGTCTTTTCCTTTTGCACCTGTGTCTGATAAACTGCTGCTATGGTGTGTTGGTATTCTCTCAATTTCTTAGAAAAAGCCTCAAAAGCAGCTCTTCTAATCTTAGTATCTTCTTCATATTCCCACTTTGTTTCAAACAAAGAAAAACTCAAAGGATACTCTTTCCCATCGACTGTAAAAGTTCCAAAGTCCATATCTGCCAATTTTGCCATATTGTAAATATGTTCAGGTGCCTCTAATACAGCTGATAATGCTGATAAAGCTTTTTCAACCTCTGGATGAAGAGCATGTTTCTTTTTTCTGAGTATTTTTCTAAGATAATTTGCATTCTCTTTTGATTCTTCTATAGCTTGATTTATTATTTTTTCATCTAATACTATAATTTCTGACTCTATAAAACTTATCCTGCTTTCAATATCAGAGGCTATATTAGAAAATTTCATTTGTTTCTGTAAATTTTCTGTGTTTGTTTGGTCCACTGAAACAGCCAAATGAGCATAGGAACCTACAAGAGTAAGCAATTGGGCTAATACCTTTAATTTATCCAAGCAGTTGTTAATCGTCTTAGAAGTATCAATTTTGCCTTTAAACTCTTCTTCTAACTCCATTGTAAGTTCTTGCACCTTCTTTATCGCCTCCTCATATTCCTCCTCTGTTTTGAAAATCCCTGACAAATCCCATGTCAATCTTTCATCTACATCTTTTCTCTCTAACAAATGTGTACTCAAGAAAAATTCCCCCTTTTTAATATTTTTAGGTCCTTGCAGAATCCCAAAATCCTTATGGATTAAAGGCTCATACTGTATCCTTTCAATAGTAATTCCTTTATTTACAAATAGCCCTTTACTTATCCTTCCTTAATTATATTATACATGTAAAAGCAGATATTTCCAAAGAAAACTTCAAAACTCTTTAAAAAAATGATAAAATAATTGTTAAACAAATAGTCTTACAAGGAGAGATTTATATGGACCTCGGCCTTAAAAATAAAGTAGCATTTGTAATGGCTGGAAGTAAAGGTCTTGGAAAAGCAGTCGCTTTAGAACTTGCAAAAGAAGGAACCAATGTCGCTATAATCTCAAGAAGCGAAGAAAACCTTAAAAAAGCAGCCGATGAAATAAAGTCGGCAACAGGAAAAGAAGTTTTAACAATTGTAGGCGATGTAACCCGTAAAGAAGACATTGAAAGAGCTGTAAGAGAAACGGTAGAAAGATTCGGCACAATCCACATCCTCTTTGCAAATGCAGGAGGTCCTCCTGCTGGTGGATTTTTTGATGTAAAGCCTGAAGACTATTTAAAAGCAGTTGAATTAAATTTAATGAGCACAATATATGCAGTGTATGCAGTAAAAGATTTTATGATAAATCAAAAATGGGGAAGGATAATAGCTTCAACATCAATATCAGTAAAACAGCCCCTTGATAATTTAATCCTTTCCAATGTCTCAAGAATGGGAGTAATATCATTTATAAAATCTGTCTCAAATGCACTAGCGCCCTTTGGAATTACTGCAAATGCCGTAGCCCCTGGTTACACAATGACAGAAAGAATAGAAAATCTCCTTAAAGCAAGAGTTGAAAAAGAAGGTATAACCTTTGAAGAAGCTGAAAAATCCATGATTACAGACATTCCTATGAAAAGGTTAGGAACTGTTGAAGAATTTGCATCAACCGTTTTGTTTTTAGCATCAGAAAAAGCTTCCTACGTAACAGGGGTAGTGCTTCCAATTGATGGTGGATTTATAAAAGGACTGTAAAAAATAGGTTGACTATTATTTCACATATGGTATAATATAAAAATAAAAATTAAATATCCTCTTTTATCATGAAGTATGTGCAGGTAGTAGGAAAGATGGCGAGTTATAGTATGCTTTTGAGTTTTTTCTCAAAAGTAGACTATAATAAGTCATCACAGACCTAATTCCGAAACCTGTCCAGAAAAATGCTAAAAGAGGCTGGGGCTCGCT is from Thermoanaerobacter uzonensis DSM 18761 and encodes:
- the cas5b gene encoding type I-B CRISPR-associated protein Cas5b: MRVLRVHLVGWTASFRYPIFVTGYQPTLPVPPVSTIYGLISAAKGEYITPKDTKVGYVMRSDAKGVDLETIYMLSNDNSVKSNIYKREFLLNPDLYVYLTNLSFKEAFKKPEYSLLLGRSSDLMMVEEVKEIDLVQKHGKKRVGGTVVPFGEEGVWGPLQALPMYFSNTIPREAIRIRPYYVLGDFIEYEGDSFWYDEELDWGVYIHG
- the cas7i gene encoding type I-B CRISPR-associated protein Cas7/Cst2/DevR — its product is MNNVNGFILIDAPASALNNAGPDVGAKTENTIAVKKIRRGRGEYVYVSGQAFRYWMRSSLENIFRWELSPIERESKIAFTAANPFKYPDDDVFGYMKAIGKKSGTTLTRVSPFKCSPLISVTPVNIVNDFGVMARHEGDPVPYEHEFYSTVLKGIFSLDLDSVGRFSSVNKTGYMNITEAYKEEWEAHNCIVEEDGKVVTLPAEVRAKRASELIGVLPYIFGGAKQTSHLTDISPKFIVLAILNCGNNIFMNIAVDDKGEAAINVKALKEVILDYQENIISDVYIGKREGFMDEYTEDLKQMVDELNSTLSNIKVHLLTVNEAVSNFQQVVSGFYKR
- the cas8a1 gene encoding type I-B CRISPR-associated protein Cas8b1/Cst1, translated to MKNIFTYTGNPFVDAGITAMLVWFGKDKPEEIEKEDLEKLIDEITDLYIKEGWNKIMYSIFPNSKLTNPSVKDKKGEYGKFLNELLSEITPLSTEGNCIACGRRNSKRHFTKTQVPLTGTSDFVNFFSYGSEGADYCSACALAIQFSPLIFYKAGNLVCLQSNNKEVEKIYANKCKAFIDMQKATKKYTGCNDEGYTNPINALFHLATDIILTYDRRDWQKENTNIRLYYFTNFNQPPIDNLSIYDMPDKIFKFLAYALQHEEKDNWKKIIKRGYISSKKVDLEDEGKYKNLRNDVYERLLRGQSILGYFIDASERKTLVNWSFLEYYMKGVRGLEEKRLETIKRVSDDIAQLIKMKGNVRRLTQLETSKTYGDFRNVLRLIIKDRISAGLEKPLFTIDEYEKYLFPEGNLSWKETQDLIIFRLYEQLHNWLVDNSNEEIKESLIKNDEIESENKDKEELIYE
- the pepF gene encoding oligoendopeptidase F, yielding MSTHLLERKDVDERLTWDLSGIFKTEEEYEEAIKKVQELTMELEEEFKGKIDTSKTINNCLDKLKVLAQLLTLVGSYAHLAVSVDQTNTENLQKQMKFSNIASDIESRISFIESEIIVLDEKIINQAIEESKENANYLRKILRKKKHALHPEVEKALSALSAVLEAPEHIYNMAKLADMDFGTFTVDGKEYPLSFSLFETKWEYEEDTKIRRAAFEAFSKKLREYQHTIAAVYQTQVQKEKTIATLRRFDSVIDSLLFHQEVDRELYDRQIDLIMEHLAPYMRKFAKLLQKIHRIEEMTFADLKLEVDSEFEPSITIEEAKKYIEEGLSVFGEDYREMVRRAFNERWIDFAENKGKSTGAFCASPYGSHPYILINWADKMREVFVLSHELGHAGHFYLAHQHQNIFDSRPSMYFVEAPSTMNELLMANYLMKNNKDKRMRRWVLSTLISRTYYHNFVTHLLEAAYQREVYMIIDKGGSVTAPILNKLKREVLEKFWGDAVKINEGAELTWMRQPHYYMGLYPYTYSAGLTIATQVNKRYLQEGQKALEDWKEVLKAGGTKTPVELARMAGVDITTEKPLLDTIEYIGDMIDEIIKLTEELEK
- a CDS encoding SDR family oxidoreductase; the protein is MDLGLKNKVAFVMAGSKGLGKAVALELAKEGTNVAIISRSEENLKKAADEIKSATGKEVLTIVGDVTRKEDIERAVRETVERFGTIHILFANAGGPPAGGFFDVKPEDYLKAVELNLMSTIYAVYAVKDFMINQKWGRIIASTSISVKQPLDNLILSNVSRMGVISFIKSVSNALAPFGITANAVAPGYTMTERIENLLKARVEKEGITFEEAEKSMITDIPMKRLGTVEEFASTVLFLASEKASYVTGVVLPIDGGFIKGL